From the Methanobacterium sp. BAmetb5 genome, the window TGCGGGGAAAAAGTGCGCCTGGATTGTAACATCACCCCCGGGACCCACCCTGAACAAGACATACTGTGTGCCTGTGACGATCTTTCTGGAGTTGAAATATCCGCAATAAAAGGGGGTTTAGAGATTAAAGGCCCATTAAAAGAGTTCAATATTGAAAAATTCCCCGGAGAAACATCCTAGTTTTAAGCTATGAAAAATTAGGGATTACTTAATAAGCAGTTTATATATAGGATGATAAATAAATGATAATTACTTAAATTTTTTCGATTTACCATATTTTTTCAGGTATGATACTAAAAAAATTCTCCAATTAAAGATATGTTCCTATAACCAATGAGGTTATGTACGATTCTTTAAAGCCTAAATAAAAAGCCTAATATGAATATTAGAGGATAAAAATGACCATTTCCGCATTTTACCAAATTTTTGGCCAGGTAGTTTTAGTAGCCGGAATCCTGCTCCTAATCCTATTATCAGTCACCCTTATACTGGGCCGAATACTTATTGAAAAGGACCGTCTTGTTTTCCCCAAACTACTTCTTTTCACCATGGATGTTTTCTACGGACTCTTCAAGAAATTTTCAGAGAGCGTAGGGGTAAACGCTAAAATTGTAGATAACATAGGTGTAGAAGTTCGAAACAAAGTTAATGAAAAGCATTTTAAAAAGATAGACCCCAAGGACACCATCCTGGTTTTACCACACTGCCTCCGGCACCTGGAATGCGAGGCAAAACTGGAAACATCCGGCCTGGTGTGCAAAAACTGTAAACGCTGCGTGATCGGTGTTTTGAAGGATAAAGGGGAAAAAATGGGTTTCCGTGTTTTTATAATCCCTGGTTCAACCTTCCTCAAGAAAATAGTGGAACAGAACAAGTTCAAGGCAGTTATAGGGGTGGCCTGCTTCCAGGACCTCAATCTGGCAATGATGAACCTCTCCAATTTCCCATGCCAGGGAGTACCCCTCCTGCGGGATGGATGTGTTAACACCAAAGTGGACACTCGTGCGGTATTGGAAAAAATGGGGGTTAAACTTAAGGAAGCCAAGAAACTGACACCAGATAACTCATGTAATCCTGAACCCAACCGCAGGATCTTGTAAACCCTTTTTTAAATACATCAAGCTAAACTTTTTTTTACATATTTTTAAATCTGACTCTCTAAATCTACCGCTTTAAAGTTACCTCCTTTAAAGCTACCTTCTGGCGAATAAGTTACAATTCCAAAGTTACTTCACAAGTTACAATTCCCAGTATAAAATCCATTAAGGTGCAAAGACATTCCAGAGACCATGGAACAATATTGAAGCATATGATTTACCAGTTTTAAGACGTAAATATCCGACTATCAACCCTAAAACCAATCCAATTCCCAATTTTGAAACCATTATCCAGGGGATATTAGTGGGGGCCAGTGGATGAAGGATTAAAACATCCAGATATCCCAGGTGCCATACCATGAAAAGTAAAGTCACTGTACCAAGGGTCAGAGTAGGGGAATGGACCATTCCCGAGGATTGTGATATCTTACCCCAGATATAACCCCTGAAGAGGAGCTCTTCAAACAGGGGTGTGATGAGACCAAACACCAGGCCCAGGATAAGGATCTGGAGCTCCCACCCAAAGGTGTAGGGAATGATTATCAAGGTTATCAGGACCAGTAAGGCCAACCCATAGAAAATCCGGGTTCGCAGAACCATATCATCCTGATTTAAACCGATATCTTTTAATGAGGGCCTGAAATATAAAAGAAGGATTATTCCCACAAGCAGGTAATCCAGTCCATTGATCATCTGGAAGAGGGTAATGTTATCCCCGGGATTAACCACCCACCACAGACTTCCAAAGATAGCCGCCCGGAACAATTGTATCAAAGCCAAGGCCACGACAATCTTCAGGACCAGTTTTAAATAGTCATTCCTATCTTTATACGAGTTGAAAAGTTTCATTTAAGCTCCTGTTATCCCGATTATTATCCTTTAAATTATTTTTATCCACAAGGTATATTTTGGTAATACTTTTGTAATATTATTGTGAATTTATTATTTTTTATAACCATTCCCCGCAATTTATTCTTTGTATTGCCCTTCCCTTTGCAGTTTTATTCATCCTTGTAGATGAAAAGATCCTCAATCTGGACTTTAAAGTGTCGGGCTATTTTAAAGGCCAGATTGAGTGAAGGATCGTACTTATTTTTTTCAATGGCAATGATGGTCTGACGGGTGACTCCCAGTGCCTGAGCCAGGTCCTCCTGGGTTATTTCATTCATGGCCCGGTAAACCTTCAATTTGTTTTCCATAACATCACAAACCAGTACTGTTTTTTATCAAATCGCTATTAAATGACCATAAATAAGTCATAAAAAGCTATTTTAACCATATTTTTTATTGTAATACCAGTAGGTTCCAGTATAGAGGATAACCAGCAATCCCGATGCATCACACAGGGTGATCCCGGCCTGGGTGTACTGGGGGAAAACATTCTTCAGTGCCAGTACAACTATGCCCACAGCGGTTATCACCACGAGAAACAGGATCATGGCCATCCGGGACGCATCACCTGCAATTACCTTTGTTCTCTCATCTTCAGTTACTTCATCCAGTTTTCTGCGCAGGAAAATGGATAACACTATTCCCAGACCAAAAGATAGTCCTGCCAGTACCAGACTCCCCAGGGAGACACCCAGGGCAACTGTGGAGGCCACGAAAATGATGATCAGCACACGGAAAAACTGGTAATTTTTTCGGTTCATAAATTCACTCCGGTTTTATAACCTTTAAATTCATTTTTCATTTATTTCACTCAGCAAACTTTGCATATCTCCATTTTAATACTTTCGAGTGTAGTACCATCGTGCAAAGGCATATAACGCCAGGGCAAAGATGAGTGATAAAAATAGAGCGTATCCCACCACGGTGTACTGGGGATAAACATTTCTCATGGTGACAATTATCACCGCAATGTACAACATCACCGCTAAATAGACCCCCATGGTCATGTTGGATGCCCTTTCATTGATCATCTGTGTTCTCTCATCATCCACTATAGCTGCATCTTTCCCCTGAAATATCTCTTTCATATTGTTCCTATTGGAATAGGCCACGGGAATAATGACTACCAGTATTAAAAGAGCAGCAACAACCAGGTAAATGTTAGCTAATATCATTCCGGAAAACCATAAAACAGTTCCCAGTCCGGAAGCTGCAGTTAAGATTATTCGTATAGTTTTAAGATTCATAACTTACACCTCATGTAAAGTAAACTATACATTATGTTATATAAACTTTACTAAAAGTAATGAGTGGTTTACATATGTAGGGAAGTATAGGGATAAAAAGAAAAGTATTCACTTAGAAAATCCATTTTCAAAACAGTTTGGCAGAAAAATTATTTTTAGCAACAATTAAAGAAAAATAAAGAATTTAACAGCTCTAAAAACAGATAATAAATTTCTAAAAATCTTTACTTTAAAAATATTCCAAACTAGTAGGGATAATATTTAAAACTAGTAGGGCTTATTCTGGAAAGAAATAATATTGATTTAAAAGATTAGGAAAAACGGATAAAAAAAAGGATAAGGAAAAAGGATAAGGAAAAAGGATAAGGAAAAAATTAGAAAAAGATATAGAAGTAAAAATTGATTGAGAAAAAATATAAAAGTAAAATCTATTCCGGTTTACTTAATTCATTTAAAATCTCCGTGGAAACACGTAGGAACTTTTCTACCAGTTTACGATACTTTTCTTCGCTGGCCTTTAATTTTTTTTCCATTTCATGCTTGTACAGGGCCATTTCCATGGCACTCTGGATCTCACGATCCTCAAATGGTTTTAGCACGTAACCAAAGGGTTCAGTTACCTTGGCCCTTTGCAGTGTTTTTTCATCAGAATAGGCAGTTAAATATATAATAGGGATATCGTACAACTCACGTATCTCCTGGGCAGCATCAATTCCATCCATCTCTCCCTTGAGAACAATATCCATCAGAATCAGTTTGGGTCTCAGTTCCCCGGCCCTCTGGATGGCTTCCTCTCCCGTGTCAAAAATCCCCAGAACCTCATATCCCATACTCTCCAGTCGATTTTTAACATCAGCAGCAACGATAATCTCGTCTTCCACTAGCATAATAGTTATATCAGTCATAACGTTCCCTCTTAAGACAACACCATTCATTACTGTTCATAATTGGTGTCAGGGTATTTCTTTGTGCTTTGTTTATATTATTAATCCATGAATTATATTAATTATTCGTTGTTGAGAATTATTCTTATGTTCGGTTAGTATGTTCCTGGATTTACTTAATATTGTGAACGAATTCTGGTGAATATTAATACAACGAAAATTAAATTCAAAGTTATATTTGTCAATCCTATAAATTATTAATTTCGATTAATACCGGGGCAATAAATTTTCAAGAGAATGCATACTATCCAACCCCTCATCTGGACACAAAAAACCAGTGCCAAGGGTTAATGGCTAGACTAAGAAAAATTTCACATCCTTTAAACTTTAGAGGGCAAGGTTTTGAAAGATGAACCAAAACGTTGACGACCTGCTTAAAATCATTGGAAAACAGTTCAACCCCACGAAAGGTGGACTGGATAATAATACAGAACACTTTAATGAATTTTTTTTATCTTTCAGTTCCCATGGCCCCCTAAAAATCACTTCAGAACCAGATGCTCCCGTCCCTTCCTACTGGATGGTGACCCCCCATAGCAGCACTCGAAAGGTTGTTCTGTTCCTTCACGGTGGAGTGCTCAACCGGGGATCCACCCGTGGACATCAGGATCTCTGCCAGAGAATATCCAAATACACTGGTTTTTCCATTTTCAGTGTTGATTACCACCTACCACCAGGTCACCCCTTCCCGGGAGCGGTAAAAGATAGCGTTGAATCCTATCTCTGGCTGCGCGATGAAGGTTTCAAGGCCCATGAACTGGTTATTGCCGGAATATCATCGGGAGGTACCCTGGCCCTGTCCACCCTGCTTGCCCTGAAAGAGATGGGGGAAGAATTACCACTGGGAGGGGTCTGCATGTCCCCGGTGGTGGATTTTAAGTTCCCGATAGTTTACAATCACCTGAAAGATGTAAAAGACTGGATCAACTACTCCACACTGGAAGATATGCGGGATAGGTACCTGCAGGGACAAAACACTTCCAATGGGCTGGTTTCACCTATATATGGAGACCTGGAGGGACTGCCACCATTATTGATCCAGGCCGGGAGTCGTGAACTCCTTCTCTGCGATATAAATCGTTTCCGGGATGTGGCAGTTAAGAAAGAGGTGGAAGTAGACATGGAAGTGTGGCAGGGCATGTTTCATGCCTGGCAACTGTTTTACTCCCACTTGAGAGAAAGTGAAGGATCTTTACGGAGTGTGGGGGAATTTGTAAAGGGTTTGATCAAATAGATGGTGAACTAAAAAATAATTCATCCTAATAAATGTAAAACCATACCATAATAAATAAAATAATAAAAAATCTAAAAAGAATGTCTCTGGAGGTTTAAACCATGAAAAAAGTCCTCATGTTATGTGCCAGTCCCCGGAAAGAAAGTAACACCATGCAGGTCCTGGAAGAATGTGCCCGGACCATTGAAGAAAGTGGCCTGGAGGCAGAAATTGTTTCCCTGCGCCAGATGAAAATACGTTCCTGCATTGCCTGTGGAAAGTGTGCCCAACTGCACCAGTGCGCCCTTAAAGACGGGCTCAACGATATTATCGAAAAGTTAAAGGTAGCTGATGGTTTCATCATTGGTTCCCCGGTGTACTTTGGAACGGCCCGTGGTGATTTGATGTCTGCCCTGCAGAGAATTGGAATGGTCAGCATGAACTCGGGAAACTTCCTGTCCTGGAAGGTGGGAGGTCCCATAGCTGTGGCCCGTAGGGGTGGTCACACCGCCACAATACAGGAGATGCTCATGTTCTTCTTCATCAACGACATGATCGTTCCCGGAAGCACCTACTGGAACATGGTCTTCGCCCACCAGCCTGGTGAGGCTGAAGAAGACACGGAAGGAATCCAGACTGCAGTGCGTTTTGCAGATAATGTGGCCCAGCTCATATTGAAAATAAAAGGATAGATAAATGGCATAAAGCCATTTAAACCTTGATAATCCTGAAAATAGGTTAGAGGAATACCTAAAATGTCGGAACAGGAACTTTATCGTAAGTTTGCCCTTTACTACGATCTCATCTACCAGTGGATGGACTACCCTGGTGAGGTAGAATTCATTAAACAGATGGTGGAACTTCACCAGCAATCCCCAGGAAATGACCTTCTGGATGTAGCCTGTGGTACGGGTAACCATGCTCAGTACCTCACCGACTCCTTCAACGTGGTGGGACTGGATATTAATCGGGAGATGATGGATATAGCCCGGGAAAAGGTCCCGGAGATGGAGCTCATCCAGGGTAACATGAAAAAATTGGACTTGGATCGGGATTTTGATACTATTATTTGCCTGTTTTCATCCATTAACTACCACACCAACCTCTTAGAGCTGGAAGAAACACTTAAAAGATTCCATCATCATCTGAAACCAGGTGGAGTACTCATATTTGATCTGGGCTTTTGCACCGAGAACTGGGAAGAAGGGAGGATGCTGGTGGATGCCGCAGTGGAGGGAGATCTTCAACTGGCCCGGATATCCCAGAGCCGATTATACGATGGAGTCTTCAATGCCAACTTCGTTTTCCTGATTAAAAAAGACGGGGTTATGGATTTTGAAGTGGATCAACACCGGATTGGCGTGTTCAGCACTCGGGAAGTTAACCAGATTGCGGAAGAAATTGGTTTTAAAACCCATATCTACGGGGATTACTCTGAAATTCCCTGGGATGAAGAAAAAGATGAACGACCGGTTTTTGTATGTAAAAAACCATTATGAACGGGATGGTAATACTAAGAGAATTAAGGGATGATACTTCATTATTAAGGATGACATTTCATAAAGGGACTACCTTGGAAGAATATAGGGGTCCGGGTCAATTCAAGGAGGAATAATGTATGAAGATTGCAGTGGCCACATCCGATCAGGTGAATGCCGATCATTTTGGCCGGGCTAAGGGATTCGCCATATACCAATGGGATGGAGATGAAATAGAATTTGTAGAATACATCCCCACCAATATAAACCCTGAAGAGAAACACCAGTGGCATAAGGGGCTCAGCATTTTGGGGGATTGTGAAGTTATTATCGCCGCCCAGGCCGGGATGAAAGCAAAATATGGGATAAAAAAAGCCAATTTAAAACTAGTTGAAGAGGAAGGGACAGTTGAAGAGGTCTTGGAACGTTTCATTAAGCATGAAAAGTTCATGAGTAACCTATGAAACAAAAATAGTTCCCTAAAAATGTCAACCGGATATATAATTAGAGATAGGTGAAACTACTGGACTCAAAACCAGGGATTACTGAACTTGAAACTACCGGATGAAAAACTACATTAACAATAAAATATCTTCCGGATTATCGGGATGAACCACCACCGGTACTTTTTTACCCTCGGGTATGGAACCCATGTCCAGTAGATTGACTATTTCCTTGTGCTCCACTTCATAGGGCGCACTATCGGGTGTGGTGATTAATAGTTTGAATTTAACTTGAGGTTGTTCGTTGATGTAAGTTCCAGTCTGTTCCCGGCTTAAAATCTCTGCTTCACCTCTTATACCCTCATTAATGAGGAACATCTCCCGATCGTTAATTCTTTTATAGTAGTAATAGACACCCAGAGCTCCTAAAACCGGGAATACAATGAAAGCACCGCCCATGAAGTAGTAAAAGGTTTTAAGTGAATAACCATCGTCGGTTAATGCCTCGGGAGTGGTCATCAACCCAAAAATAATAAATCCCAGTCCAACTATCACCAGTGGTGCCGTGGTTATTAACCAGAGTTTATTGGATGTTTTCCACATCTTATATCCCCTCCCCCTAATTTTCATTTTATCGAAAATTAACCAGTAGCCGGTACCCCTTAATTCTGGTTCTAAAGTTAAGCAGACTACTAAGATGAACTGATATAATTTATGTTATAATTTTATAATTGATTGAATAAAAAGTTTACAGAAACCTATATCTGAAAATATTTTACCTTAAGGGTTCTAGTATTGGCCTTAAGGGGTTTAGATAGCTCCCCCATTTCCAGGTGAAACTGTTAACCGAAAAAAATGTTCCCTAGGAGAAAGCTTAAAAATAGTAAAAATGTAAAAGTGAATAAGGTTGTGTGGAAATTAGTACCCTCACTGGATGAGCATCAGAGCATGGATTTTTATGCCACTTCAACCTTTGGGAATATTTATAAACCATGAATGAGATTTATAATAAATGATTCTAAACTTTTAGACTGGTTGTGATTTTTCGAATTTATCTAGAACTGCTAGTTCTATAAAATAGAAATCTTACCCAAAGAAATCTTACGAAATAATACGAAATAATAAGTGATTAGTATGGCTAAAGCAAGACGCAGAAGAGTTAGAGATACTTGGAAAGATAAACAATGGTACACGATTACTACTCCTAAAGAATTCGGAGATGCTGAAATAGGCACCACCCCTGCCAGGGAACCAGAAATGCTCCTCAAAAGAAGGGTGGAATCCACTATGAGGGAACTTACTGGTGACTTCAGTAAACAGTACGTGAAACTCAAATTCCAGATCAGTGAAGTTGCCGGGGACACCGCCACCACTAAATTCATCGGTCATCAGGTTACCAGCGACTATGTGAGAAGCATGATCCGGAGGGGAACCAGCCGTATTGACTCCATAGTTAAGGCTGAAACCAAAGATGGACAGAAGATGAAAATCCATGTCCTGGCCATCACCATAAAACGGGCCAAATCATCCCAGCAGCGTTACATCCGGGAAACTGTAGAAAAACTGGTGGTAGACGCCGCAGCACAGAAAAACTTCGTGGAACTGGTGGAAGACATAATAGGTGGAAAACTGGCCTCCTACGTTTACCATGAAACCAAGAAGATCTACCCCCTCAAAAGGGTAGAAGTAATCAAAACCAAAGTAATTGATGAAAAAAAATCCTAAATCTGGGAGATAGATGATTATCTGGGAATATGTGATCCTCCTGGTGATCATAGGGCTCATTACCTACATGAGAAAGGCCCTTGATCTCTTGGGATCCATTTTCATGATCATAATGGGCGTGATCATCATCTTCGCCGCCGGTGTAAACTGGCTTTTATTAATTTTTTTATTTCTCATTCTGGGAGTTGGATTCACCCGGTATAAACACGATTATAAGAAGGAAATTGGAGTTTACGAGGGAACTCGAACCATTAAAAACGTGGTCTCCAATGGAATTGTGGCCTTTGTAATGGCCGCCTTCGGTAACTATGCTGGATTTATTGGTTCTATAGCCACGGCCACTGCCGATACCATGGCCAGTGAAGTGGGAGTAGCCACCACCCCCCGTCTCATAACTAACTTTAAGAAGGTTCCCCCGGGTACAGATGGGGGAGTTTCTGTTCTGGGAACATTTGCCGGAATTGTTGGAGCTGGATTGATTGGGTTAGCCGCCTATATATTAGGAATTTACCCTGATCTGGTGAGAACCATGGTAATAGCCCTGGTAGCCGGGACCTTTGGATGTCTGGTTGACAGCATACTGGGAGCAATACTGGAAATAAAGGGCTATTTAACCAACGAACATGTTAATCTCTTAGCTACCCTAGCCGGAGCTTTATTAGGCAATATCATGGTATGGCTGATATGGTGATAAAAATGAAGGGAATCATAATGATAATTGATGGGATGGCAGACCGCCCCCTGGAAGAATTAGGAGGTAAAACCCCCTTAGAAGCAGCTGAAACCCCAAATATGGACAAAATGGCAGAATTAGGGGTTAATGGAATTATGGACTCCATACAACCTGGAATAAGACCAGGTAGTGATACTGCTCACCTGTCCATATTAGGTTATGATCCCTACCAAGTTTACACTGGAAGAGGGCCCTTCGAAGCCGCAGGAGTTGGAGTAGAAGTGATGCCTGGCGACATAGCCTTCCGTTGTAACTTTTCAACCTCCAGTGAGGATGGAACCATCACGGACCGTAGAGCTGGAAGGATAAGGGAAGGCACGGACCAGTTAGCAGAGACACTTAACACCATGGGATTGGAAGAAGATGTCCAGGTCATATTCAAAGAATCCACTGGCCACCGTGCGGTTCTGGTTTTAAGGG encodes:
- a CDS encoding response regulator; amino-acid sequence: MTDITIMLVEDEIIVAADVKNRLESMGYEVLGIFDTGEEAIQRAGELRPKLILMDIVLKGEMDGIDAAQEIRELYDIPIIYLTAYSDEKTLQRAKVTEPFGYVLKPFEDREIQSAMEMALYKHEMEKKLKASEEKYRKLVEKFLRVSTEILNELSKPE
- a CDS encoding alpha/beta hydrolase codes for the protein MNQNVDDLLKIIGKQFNPTKGGLDNNTEHFNEFFLSFSSHGPLKITSEPDAPVPSYWMVTPHSSTRKVVLFLHGGVLNRGSTRGHQDLCQRISKYTGFSIFSVDYHLPPGHPFPGAVKDSVESYLWLRDEGFKAHELVIAGISSGGTLALSTLLALKEMGEELPLGGVCMSPVVDFKFPIVYNHLKDVKDWINYSTLEDMRDRYLQGQNTSNGLVSPIYGDLEGLPPLLIQAGSRELLLCDINRFRDVAVKKEVEVDMEVWQGMFHAWQLFYSHLRESEGSLRSVGEFVKGLIK
- a CDS encoding class I SAM-dependent methyltransferase, producing MSEQELYRKFALYYDLIYQWMDYPGEVEFIKQMVELHQQSPGNDLLDVACGTGNHAQYLTDSFNVVGLDINREMMDIAREKVPEMELIQGNMKKLDLDRDFDTIICLFSSINYHTNLLELEETLKRFHHHLKPGGVLIFDLGFCTENWEEGRMLVDAAVEGDLQLARISQSRLYDGVFNANFVFLIKKDGVMDFEVDQHRIGVFSTREVNQIAEEIGFKTHIYGDYSEIPWDEEKDERPVFVCKKPL
- a CDS encoding NifB/NifX family molybdenum-iron cluster-binding protein; translated protein: MKIAVATSDQVNADHFGRAKGFAIYQWDGDEIEFVEYIPTNINPEEKHQWHKGLSILGDCEVIIAAQAGMKAKYGIKKANLKLVEEEGTVEEVLERFIKHEKFMSNL
- a CDS encoding TIGR00297 family protein; this encodes MIIWEYVILLVIIGLITYMRKALDLLGSIFMIIMGVIIIFAAGVNWLLLIFLFLILGVGFTRYKHDYKKEIGVYEGTRTIKNVVSNGIVAFVMAAFGNYAGFIGSIATATADTMASEVGVATTPRLITNFKKVPPGTDGGVSVLGTFAGIVGAGLIGLAAYILGIYPDLVRTMVIALVAGTFGCLVDSILGAILEIKGYLTNEHVNLLATLAGALLGNIMVWLIW
- a CDS encoding DUF116 domain-containing protein; this encodes MTISAFYQIFGQVVLVAGILLLILLSVTLILGRILIEKDRLVFPKLLLFTMDVFYGLFKKFSESVGVNAKIVDNIGVEVRNKVNEKHFKKIDPKDTILVLPHCLRHLECEAKLETSGLVCKNCKRCVIGVLKDKGEKMGFRVFIIPGSTFLKKIVEQNKFKAVIGVACFQDLNLAMMNLSNFPCQGVPLLRDGCVNTKVDTRAVLEKMGVKLKEAKKLTPDNSCNPEPNRRIL
- a CDS encoding DUF2178 domain-containing protein, translating into MNRKNYQFFRVLIIIFVASTVALGVSLGSLVLAGLSFGLGIVLSIFLRRKLDEVTEDERTKVIAGDASRMAMILFLVVITAVGIVVLALKNVFPQYTQAGITLCDASGLLVILYTGTYWYYNKKYG
- a CDS encoding flavodoxin family protein; its protein translation is MKKVLMLCASPRKESNTMQVLEECARTIEESGLEAEIVSLRQMKIRSCIACGKCAQLHQCALKDGLNDIIEKLKVADGFIIGSPVYFGTARGDLMSALQRIGMVSMNSGNFLSWKVGGPIAVARRGGHTATIQEMLMFFFINDMIVPGSTYWNMVFAHQPGEAEEDTEGIQTAVRFADNVAQLILKIKG
- a CDS encoding helix-turn-helix transcriptional regulator; this translates as MENKLKVYRAMNEITQEDLAQALGVTRQTIIAIEKNKYDPSLNLAFKIARHFKVQIEDLFIYKDE
- a CDS encoding 30S ribosomal protein S3ae — encoded protein: MAKARRRRVRDTWKDKQWYTITTPKEFGDAEIGTTPAREPEMLLKRRVESTMRELTGDFSKQYVKLKFQISEVAGDTATTKFIGHQVTSDYVRSMIRRGTSRIDSIVKAETKDGQKMKIHVLAITIKRAKSSQQRYIRETVEKLVVDAAAQKNFVELVEDIIGGKLASYVYHETKKIYPLKRVEVIKTKVIDEKKS
- a CDS encoding DUF2178 domain-containing protein — encoded protein: MNLKTIRIILTAASGLGTVLWFSGMILANIYLVVAALLILVVIIPVAYSNRNNMKEIFQGKDAAIVDDERTQMINERASNMTMGVYLAVMLYIAVIIVTMRNVYPQYTVVGYALFLSLIFALALYAFARWYYTRKY
- a CDS encoding CPBP family intramembrane glutamic endopeptidase, translated to MKLFNSYKDRNDYLKLVLKIVVALALIQLFRAAIFGSLWWVVNPGDNITLFQMINGLDYLLVGIILLLYFRPSLKDIGLNQDDMVLRTRIFYGLALLVLITLIIIPYTFGWELQILILGLVFGLITPLFEELLFRGYIWGKISQSSGMVHSPTLTLGTVTLLFMVWHLGYLDVLILHPLAPTNIPWIMVSKLGIGLVLGLIVGYLRLKTGKSYASILFHGLWNVFAP